The genomic DNA TAAACTTGAGATAGTAAATGGGTAAATAAGATTTTTAAGGAGTCATATGAGTTTCTTGAAGATTCTTCTTCTTTTGTTTGTAGTAAACTTAAACGCTACTTTAAGTAAGGGAGATAGGGATATATCAGAAATTCTTCTTAATGAGGCTAAAAATTTTGCAGGTACTCAAAGAGGAATTGATATGGTGTATGGTTCACTTGATTTTAATCTAAGTAATTCAGATGCTCTTTATGAACTTTCATTAAGGAATGATATTCCATTGTTAGATAGAATTTATTTATTAAAATCTGCAATGGATATTAATAAATTTGAATCTGTGAAAATTAGAGATTTGTATTACCAATATTTTTCTTTGATTTTAAGGCAAAATGAGGATATTTCTAAAAATAGAGAAATTATTGTTTTGTATGATAGATTAGATAATGATTTAAAGAATGACAGAGACTTGATTTATATGAGACTTGAAGCTTCAAATAGGCTTGGAGATTTTGATGAGAATTTTGATAGAATTTTAGCACATTCTTTTGCAGTATATAGTGATGATTTTAGGTTTTTTAAATGGTTTTTAAAGGAGAATAAATTTTTTCCAAGCCTTTTTAGTAAACTTAAATTAAGAGAAGATTCTTTTTTTGATAGTGATAATATTGATTATATTTGTAAGAATGTAGCGTTAAATGAACCTAATTCTGTTGCTTTATTTTCTCTTTTAAAGAGTAGAAGTAAAAGAGTGAATGGTGTTCAGAGTATTTATTTATTGAAATATAAACTCTTGACTCCTGATGAAGCTTATATGTTTTTCACGGAAAATCCTCCAAAGACTATAGGTGAATATAAAATGTTTTATGATCTTTTAGCAGATCCTGAGATAAAAAAAGAATTTTTGAGTTATTATCAAAATTTATCTGGTATGTATTTTATGGACGATAAAAATAGTGCTGCAGTGTTTAATAATGGTGTTTTGGTTGGTTTTTTTTCAAAAATAGTGGATTATTCTTCAAAATTGAATAAGGAAGAGGAATATTTTAATAAAGTTTATTTTAAAAATAAAGCCCCTGTCTATTATGAAAATAGTTTGTTTGGTTATAAGGTTACCTATTCTATTTATCCTTATGTAAGCATGATTGAGTTTGAGTATTCCGATAAAAAAGAGATATATACTTTTGCTTTAAATTCCTTTAAGTATGAAATTTTTAATAATTTTATCTATAATGTGGATTATGTAGGAATTAATGATTTTTTGATGGCTGATATTTTAGAAATTTTTCTACCTAGTATTTTGAATTTGAATCTTAAAAGAATTTCTCTATTAAATTTTAAAGAAAATTTAATAGAGAAACAAATATTGAATAAAGCTGAGGTTATTGAGGTTAGAAATTATGGCGTTGGAAATTTGATTTCGATTTATAGAAAAGTCAACGGGTCTAGGAAGTTTAACTATGTTGAAATTTACGATAGGGGAGTTATAAAAGCTAAAAGAGTTATCCTAGATGATAGTTATGATGTATATTATGATATTAATTAGCTTTTAAGTATTATTGATGCATAAAAAATTTTTTCTTATTATTGTATTAATTTTTTCATGCAAAACAATAAAGGAAATAGACGACAAGCAAATTTATTATATTCCGTCTAAAAGTATAGACAGTCATATTGAAAATAAGAATTTTGAAATTGCTCTTTCGAGTTTCTATAATTTGAAAAATAATGGCTTTGAAATTGGTCAAGTTCAAATAGACTTGAGGGATAAAGCTTTGTCTGGAATTGAAAGTCAATATTTGAATCTTTATCAAAAAAAAGAGTATGATAAGGCACTTTCTAAGCTTGAAACTTTAAATTTATTTGGGATTATACTTCATGAAGACAAGGAGCAATTAATCTTAAAGCACCTTGAGAGCTTGAAAGACAAAGATCCAATGCTTGCAAGTTTTTTTGCAAAGTATTATTCGTTTGATAATACTTTTAGTTCTTTAAAGAATTTTATTATTAATGAAAAATCTCCCTCAAGAAATGTATTACTTGATACATCTGTTTTAACAGTTTGGGTCAATATGGGTACTAAATTGTTAAATGGAAATAGAACGCCAAATATTGCCTTAGGAACAGCTTTTGTTATTGATAAACTTAAGGGTTATGCTTTAACTAATTATCATGTGATCAGTTCTCAAGTCGATAAAGATTATAAGGGAATTTCAAGTCTTTATGTCAGACTTCCAAGGGGTAAGGGCGAAAAACTTCCTGCAAAAGTAATTTCTTATTCGCAGGAAATGGATCTTGCTTTAATTAAGGTTGCTTTTAGAGTAGAAAATCAGTTTGAACTAAATTATTCTTCAAATATTAATATTGGAGATAGGATTTATGCAATGGGTTCTCCTATGGGGCTTGAGAAAACTATTACTTCAGGGATAATATCTGGAGAAAATAGGGAATTATTACCTGTGGGTGATTCTTATCAAATAGATGCTGCTATTAATCAGGGAAATTCTGGTGGACCTGTGATAAATGAAGCTGGAGAATTTATTGGGCTTACATTTGCTGGAATTTTAAATTCTCAGGGTCTTAATTTCGTTATACCTTCAAAATGGGTTTTAAAAGTATTACCCTTTATGTATGAAGGTGGAGATTTAAAAAATCGGTGGTTGGGATTTATATTCTCTGAAAGTTTAGGAAAATTAGAAGTATCATATGTGGCTCCTAATTCTCCTGCAGATATTGGTGGAATGAGGAGTGGAGATTCTATTCTTAGTGTTGATTCTTTAAAATTTGAAAGCCTAAGAGACCTTCAATATTATATCTTGCAAAGAAAATCTATGGTAAAAATTTCGTATAAAAGGGATAATAAAAACTATGAAAGTTATCTTTATCCACAAGAGAGACCGGGAAATATTATTGAAAGTATTTTAAAGGTAGATTCTTTAAAGAATTTAATGGGAGCTTTTTTGGGGTTAAATTTAAATTTAGTTTCTGGTAGAGAGTATAGGGTTACTAAAGTGTTTTCCAATAGAATTGGGAGCGAACTTAATTTTAAGGTAAATGATGAGATTTTTATTTATGATTTTAAATATCTTAAAAATAAAAGAGTGTTTGTCTTGTTGCTTTATACTAAAAAACTATTTTCAGGATATTTAGGAGCTCCTTTGCAACTTATTATTCCATTTGATTCTCTTGCTTTTGTATAAAAATCTTTTAAAGCAGTTGGTATATTATTATGAGTTTTTATTTAAATTTTGCTAATGGAAAGAAGGAGTCCAAGCTGGATGATATGGTATCTATTAGTCATTTTGATTTTAAAAATAATTTAAATTTAATTCTTGTAATTGGCCCCATGGGTAGCGGAAAGACAGAATATGCGGCTAAGATTTATAAGGATTCTCTTATCATTAAGAATAAGTCTTTAAAAATTTTAGATTCTATAACTAAGGGGAGTAGGAATAGAGCTAATGTATTTTTTATTAGAAATGTGCTTGATAGGAAAAGATTTAAAGATTATCCGGAGAATGTTATTCCTTATAGAGGAGGCGGAAGTGATAGAATTAGCGGAGTTGGGTTTGCGGGTAATTCTTTTGATGTTGAAAAAATAATAGAAGACAATCCTTGTTATGGAACTTTTATTATTGATGAAACTTGTTTTTATGATGAACGCTTGGTTTTTGTTTTAAATAAGCTTGCCTTAGATTCAAACATTTTGTTTGTATTACCTACCTTGCTTTATAATTTTAGAAAAGAAATTTTTAATAATACTGCTAAATTTTTAATAGAATATTCAGATAAAATTTGTCGTCTTGGTGCTTATTGTGAGCATGCTAATTGTATGGATGAATCTTTTTTAACATATAGATATTATTTTTACAGAGGACAAGAAATAGCAGCACCTTACTTTGATCCTTTGTTAATTGTTGGAGGCGATGAAACTGTTGAGTCTGCTATTTATCCGAATTACGCTACAAGGTGTGCTAGACATCATTATCTTGTAGGTAGGGAGTATTTTTTCACTGTTCTTAAGCCTTTTGCACTGCTATATTCTCAAGGAGATAAAGAATTACTTGAGAGAGAAATATTGTGTTTAAGTGGTGGTAAATGCAATTCAAATTTTGAAAAATCTCTTTTAATTGAATCTAAAGGGAAATGTGAAATTGAAGTTTTAAAGAATTTATTAGAATTGCCTTTTTTGGCAGAAAGAGCTTTGATTACGCTTTCATCTGAATATAATATCCTTAACAAGGATGATTTTAAAGAACTTGTTAATAAATTTTCTCTTAGTAAAGAATACATACAAAAGATACTTGTTTTAAAGGAGCATAAGGGAAATTTTGAAATATCTTAAAAGTGATTTGGTCTTTTATTAAAAAAGTCCTTTGTTTTTTCAATACGCATTAATTCTTTTTCAATTATATTATAGTAGTCAAGTTCTTTAGTTTCAATTCTGTAATACTCGTCTTTCCAGTTCGTTATTCCATCACTTTGTATTGTGGTAGATTTATATTTTTTTAGTTTCTTGTGGTATGTTAAAGCTTCTGTATAATAATCGGCAGCTATTTTGTAAAAATTTGTAGCTTTATTTAAGTTTTCAAGAATTCCATCCCTTTTTGGAGTTTTGTAAAAATATACATATCTTGTGTCAAATAAATCGCCTAAATATAGATGTTGCTTAACAAGAAGTAGGTTTACATGCATTTTAAATAGGAGTTTATATTTGTCCCATTCTTCTCTTGTTTCTACTTTTGCTAGAGAATACTTTGGATTTCCAAAAGGAAACTTTAATGCATTTTTTAAAAAAAAGATGTTCCTTTTAAAATTTTGAGGTTTTCTTTTCATTTGTGTATTAAAAATGACATACCATTGTTCAGCATAGAAAAATTTTGATGATGCATTTGCATTGATTGTCAAGAATATTGAAAGTATAAATAAATTTAAGGTAAAAAAACTTTTGTGATGCATTTTTGTATCCTTTTATTTTAATTATATTAAAATTTTATTAAATTAAAGATTTTTTTTGTACTTATTTCTAAGTCCTCTTCATTTGAATTTTCAATGTAAACTATATCAAGTAAATCTTCAAAATTTTTTAGCACTTCTATGTATCTGGAGTAGATGTTTTTAAGCTTTTTTGCTTCAAGTTCAAGAAGGTCAAGTTGTGTTCTATTTTTTTGAATTCGTTTGTAGGCAATGATAGGATCTATTTTTATGAAGAAAAGTTTTTCAGGAAGTGGAAAATCTTTATTTAACTTAAGTCCCAATTCTCCTTGATATGCTATAGAAGAGAATAAATATCTATCAGTTATTACTTTTATTTTAGATTTATTCAATATCTCTATTATTCCATTTTTTGGATGATAGAGATGTTCGTGTCTGTCTGCTGTATATAGGTGTGCTAATGATACTTCTTGTAGAGGATTTTTGAAATTAGTTAATTGTTTTCTTATAAGTTCTCCGATTACTCCTTCTGAGGGTTCTTTTGTAAAATAGTATTTTAAATTGTTATCACAAAGTTCTTGTAATCTTTGGATTATAGTTGTTTTTCCACTACCATCTATGCCTTCTATACAATAGAAATTTTTTAGAACCTTATTCACAAAAATTAGTCTCCTTAGATATTTTAAAGCAATTAGATGCTAGTGAATTATTATATAATATACATATAAATATATGAATTTATTTTTTGTGAGAAGTAAGGTTTCTTTAGCATTTTTTTGCTCAGTTTTAACTTTTATATCAATTCTTGTAATTTTTATTTTATTTATACAAGTTCAGGTTTATTCTGCAAGATTTTTGGTCATAAGTTATCTTGAATTGAAATCTGGGTTTAAAATAAAATATGATCAAATTGCGCCTTATTTTTTCTCTTCAATAAAGATAGATAATCTAGAATTGAGTTTAAATGACCAAGACAAAATATTAATGAGTACGGTTAAGATAAATTTGGACTTATTTAAACTGATACTAGGAGATAAAAATATTATTTTAGATGTTTTTGTAGAAGGTAGTACTCTAAATTTTGATTTAAATGATTTGAAGCTTTTGAAGTCTTCAAGTTCAGGTTCTGGTGAGTTTGAACTAAATGATGATAAATTCAATAGCCATGCAATTATCGGTAAAATCTCTGATTATCTGGATAAGCTCCATATTAATATGGAAGACATCAATATTAATCTCAAATTAAGTTCAGATAAATTCTTAAAATTTCAAGTTAAGAGTTTTGCATTAAAAACAATTGATGATGATTTTTTATATAGTTCTATTGTTGATTTTAGTTCTTTTTCGGATTTAAAAGAAGATGTTATTAATGAGAGTTCTTTGAGCTCGACATTTTATTTTGAAGGTAAGTTTAAAAAGGATCTTGAAGATGGATATGTTAATATCAGTTTTTTGGAATTTAATACAAGTTCTTTTTCTTTACTTGACCAGGGTTTCCAAATAAATTATTCAAAGGGAAATCTTGAAGTATTTAATCTTAGAAGAGAAAATTTGGATTTTAATTTAAGTTATAATGCTAATAAAAAATTTTTAAGGCTAGATGCTTTATTTTTTGATATCAATCTTTTGAACTGGATAAGACTTAATGAAAGTTTTAATGTTTATAGAGATTATTTTGATATAAATTTGAATGGTCAATTAGCATTTTCCTATGATTTTAAAGATGAAGATTTAAGATATGCATTTTTATTAAATTCATCCTCACAAGACAGCACGATAAATAAAGAGATTCAGGGAGTAAGAATACAACTTAAAGGTAATGAGAGAATTGTAAATATACAGAATGCTTTTTTAAAACTTAAGAGGGGTTTTATTAATTATAAGGGTTACTACTCTTTAGAGGATTTCGTGCCAATAGGAAGGCTTGATTTTAGGTCTGCAAGAATACTAAATTTTAGAGATATTAATGGGCATTTAGATTTTAGTGAAGAACAGAAAGATTTTTTGGTAAAATCTGATAATTTTAGAATTGGTAATCTTAAAATTCAAAATTTAAATCTTAAAACACATTTCTCTCAAGATAAAACTTATATTAATTATTTGATAAATTTTAAAAATAATAGTTCTAAAATTCTATTAAAAGGGGATTTTGATAAGGAAAATTTTAGATTTAATTTGGGTGTTAAAGAATTCCCTTTGTTTTTCGTAAATGATCTTCTTCCAGAATCTATGATTACTAATTTTATTCCTGAGCATTTATTGTCGGGTAAGTATTTAAATTTAACTTCGGATTTTTATTTAAATACTCTGGATTATGCTAAGACTAAGTTAAATAGCCTTAATTTTTCTATTGCTTCAAAATTAGATGATTTTAATTTAATGTTTGATGCTAGTGGGGAAAAAGATATTTATAAGGTGAAGAACTTTAATTATAAGAGTGGCGATTATAATGTAAATTCTATTTTTTTAATACATTTGTTTAATGATAGATTAAAGATCACTACGGATTTTAGTTATTTAAATAAGAATTATCCTTTTTATCTTGAGTTTAATTTCAAAGATAAGCATGTTAATCTTGAATTTTCTCCTAAGGCAAAAGCTAGTTTAAATTATGCTAATTCAATGATAGTTTATTCTTTAAATGTTGATGATTTTCGGTTTCATAATAAAGATTCTGATATTTTATTAAATATTAATTCTTATGGAAATTACGAGAGAATTAGTAATGATTTAAGTGTTACAATCAATAAATTTAGAGTGGATAAGATTTCAGATACTCCGGCTTATAATCTTAATTTTAGTTTTGAGGGTTTATATAAGAATAAAGAAATTAATCTTTTAAATATTAGATTTGTAAATAAGTATTCAAGTTTACAAGGACAGGGGCATTTTGATTTAAATGATAAGCTTAGTGGTGAGATAAACTTATTTTCGAATTTGAGTTCGGAACGTTATTTTTTGGGTGTTAATTCTAATGAGGATGGCAATTATGTTTTGGGTAGGTTTCAGGGATTGGATTTTGATAATTTTAAATTTTTGTCGTTCTTAAATGGAAAAGCTAATGGTAATTTTATCCTTAATTTTAAGGATAATGATTTATTTAATTATTCTCTTAATGCATATCTTGAAACAGATGGACTGTCTTTAATAGGTATTCCTACATATTTTTCTTTGAAATTGGGTTTAGTTGACAATAATCTTAATGTTTATAACATAAAAGCAAGACAAAATAAAAGAGAAATTCTTACAGGTAGTTTTAGATATGATATTAAAAATTCTATTGGAGTTTCTAATTTAAATATTGATAGTGATCTTTTTTCTTCAAGAGTAGAAGCAAGTTTTCAAAAATTTGAAAATAAGGAGGAGGAAGAACTTGGTATTTTAAAGAGAGAAACGGAAGGGGAAATTTCTTTTAGAGACGTAAAATATAAAGATAATAATCTTTCTAATCTTACAATTGAATTTAAAAACAACCTTGAGAAATTTAGTGCAGCATCAATTGAATATGACCTTATTAATGTTTTATATGAATATATTGATGGCAATTTTAATGTTAGGCTTGGTGATTATTTGCCTCTTAGCTTTGAAGCATCGGGTAAAATTTTACAGAATAAAATTAATGGGAATATCCAAGATATTAAATTTGATTCAGAGTTGATTACAAAAGATTTCTTAAATTCGGCATCTCTTTTTAATATTAATGAGCATTTTATTCTTTATGATATTAATTTAAGTGGTGAATTGAGTATTGATGGTGATTTATACAATCCAAATCTTAATGGGGAGCTTAATGTAGTAAATGGTTCAATTAGTACTGAATATCTGAAATCTTCTAGACAGCATGGAAAGAGTAGAATTTTAGAGTTAGTTAATGTACCAATTTTGGTTCAAGATAATAAGCTAATCTTAGATAATAGCTTTAATTTAAGCTATTATTCGGATGTTAATGTATCTGCTAGTCTTAATCTGAATTTTTTAAGTGATACTATTGTTGATTATTATAAGATAGATATTGATGTGCCTAGTGGCTCTGGAGTGCCTATTAAATTTGATAAGGTAACTATAAATTTTATTGGTTATGCATCGGGTAACTTTTTTATTGAGGGTAATTCTGAAGAGATTGTGTTTAGGGGAAATCTAAATATTTCAAATTCTTGGGTTTACTTGCTTGAAAATTCGATTTTTGATTTTTTAATGGATCCTTTTAAAAGAACAAAGGGTGCTAGAACTACGGACGTTAATTCTAAAGATTTTGATATTGTTACAGATCTTGAAATAAATTTTGATAGTAATGTTACTTTTCATTGGCCAGATAATAAGATTTCATTTTTAAGTGTTACTGTTGCTAAAGACAATAATTTGATAATTAAGTCTGATACTAAAACAGATGATTTTATGCTTAAGGGAGATTTAAATATAGCAAGTGGTTCTGTTAATTACAATAATAAGAAATTTGTATTCAAAGGTGGTTCATATATATCTTTTAATGAAAATAAGATTAAATTTGATCCATGGGTAGGAATTGAAGCAACAAATACAATTAAAGATGGTAGTGAAAAATTGCTTGTAACTATGAGTATGGATGGTCCTTTGAGCTTATGGAATCTTAAATTTGTATCTTATCCTGTTCGAACGGAACAAGAGATAAAATATCTTTTGTCAAGTGCAATAATTGGAGGTGAACATGGATTGCAGTCTGCAGGTACCAATACGGCTGAGATTGCAATTGGATTAGCTAATGATATTCTTGTGGATTTGGTAGTACAGCCTATTGAAGATTATGTGCGTTCTGTATTAAAATTAGACCTGTTGAGTATAAAGACAGATATATTAAGGAATGCTATTGGTATCTTGGGGAACCCAACTTTTGCAAGTTTTCTTGACAATACAAGTGTTGAGGTGGGTAAATATTTTGCTAATGGTGTTTTTGGTAAGGCAGGGTTTGGTTTTTTAAAAGAGCAAGTAACGCCATTTTCTCAGAATTTAAATTTTAGCGTCAATTTTGGTATTGAACTTGATTCGCCATTTTTCTTTGTTGATTATATTTTTGATTATGATTTCATGAAAAATGGTTTGCATGGCATAGGAAATAAGATATCTATTTCTTGGAGATTTAAGTATTGAGTGCTAAGGGGTTTTAGATGAAGTCTTTTAAGATTTTTATTTTTATATTTTTTTTCTTATTTCCTATTAGTTTAGTTTATTCTCAGACTAAATATGAGGGTAAGATTATAAAAAGTATTGATTTTAATGGACTTAAAAATATAAAAGAAAGGGATCTTGCCTCTATTTTAAATCCTTATTTGGGGCAAATTTATTCTAATGAAGTTTTTGATAAGTTACAGGTTGATCTTTATGCTCTTGATTATTTTGATGGACTTATTAGACCTGAGTTTAAGGTAGATGATGATAAACTTTTTATTACATTCTTTGTAAAGGAAAAGTCTTTAGTAAAGACTGTTTCTTTTGTTGATAATAGTAAAGTTTTTTGGAATAGTGAGCTTCGTGATAAGTCAAATGTCAAGGTAAATGAGTCTTTAAATCTTGCAAATGTTAAGAGAAGTGTTGTTAAGTTTGAAGAGATGTACAGAGAAGCTGGATATCTTGATGTTTCTGTTAAATATGAGACAAAGGAAGAAAATAATTTAGTAGATATTGTATTTGAAATAAATGCTGGTGCTAAGTATGTTGTTAAAGAGGTCGATTTTGAGGGAAATTTGAACTTTAAGAGTAGTACTCTTAGGAAATATTTAGCATCAAGAACAGCTTCTTTATTTTCTGATGGAAAATATTTAAAGTCAAATATTGATAAAGATAAGGTTCAACTTGAGTCTTTTTATAAGAATAATGGATATATTAATGTTAAGGTTGTAGATAATACTGTGGATATACGAGAACCTAGTGATCCTGGTAAAATGGAAAAAGAAGTTTTTTTGAAATATTTTATTTCAGAAGGCAATGTTTTTAAATTTGGTAAGCTTGAAATTTCTGGTAATTTGGTTTTTAGTTTAGAGGAGTTACAGTCTTTAATTACCCTAAGGGAAGGAGATATTTTTAATGATGCAAAATTTGAGCAGGACTTTGCTAAAGTTAGGGAAAAGTATTATTCAGATGGATACATATTTACAGAGATTTTGCCTTCTAGAACAATGAGGGGAGAATTTGTAGATTATTTAATTAAGATAGTAGAAAAAGATAAAGCTCATATTGAATCTATTAATATTTCGGGGAATAAGAAAACAGCTTCTCATGTAATACTTAGAGAAATACCTCTAATGGAGGGAGATGTTTTTAGTTTGGAAAAATTTAGAATGGGAATGCTTAATTTACAAAGACTTGGTTATTTTGGAAATGTTGTCCCTGATATTGCACAGAGTAATATTGATGGTTTGATGAAAATAAATTTTTCCGTTGAGGAGAGGGAAACAGCAAGCTTCAGGTTTGGTATGAATTTTGGTGGGTTTAGTAACTCTTGGTTTCCATTTTCATTGTTTGGGCAGTGGGAGCAATCTAATTTTTTAGGTGAAGGATATTCTTTATCGGCAAGACTTAATCTTGCATTCTCAGAACAAAGTTTTAGATTATCATTTGAAGATTATTGGTTTATGCAGACTAGATGGACTTTTGGAGGATTTCTTGATTTTTCACATTCTATAAATACGGCCTACCAAGATATTAATGGACCTATTTTTACGGGTAAAAAGGAAGTACCAGATCCTTTTGAGAGTTGGGAAGAGTATCATAATGCAAAGAATTTTTCAGATTTTAATATTATGAATTATTCTTTGGTAAAATTGAGCTTAGCTTTAGTTACTGGATACACTTTTTCTAATTACCTTGGCAAGCAAACATTTACTGGTACTGTGCAATCTGCTTTAAAATATGTATATTATGATAATAGTGTTAATAGGCCTTCAAGCTATTACTTAAGGGACAATTATAATACTATTAGGTTTGAAAATTCTCTTGGACTTGGTATTGCGTGGGATACAAGAAATTCTCAATCTTTATCTAATGATGGGTTTTTGCTTAAACAGCAATTTGATTTTTTTGGTGGGTTTTTATTTGGGCAGAGCCACTTTACAAAATCCACGACAACATTTGAAAGGTATTTCTCTCTTTTAGGATATCAAGATATTTTTACTCCCTATTTTGACTTAATATTGACTCTAAGAAGTGTTTATACAAATATTTTACCACCTCTTGGGAATGGTTTTGAAACAGAAATACAACCACACCACTTTATAACTATTAGTGAAAACTTTATGATAGCAAGAGGATGGGGGACTTTAAAAAATATTTATAGTTCATTTGTTAATACTATTCAGTTATCAATGCCTGTGATTAAGAATATTTTAGTTTGGGATGCTTTGTTTTTGGATATAGCTGCATATTCTTTGGAAGAGAAGGAAAATGCTTTATTTGTTCCATTTAGTAGTTTTATGTTTAGTTGGGGATTTGGGGTTAGAAGTTTATTGCCTCAGTTGCCTTTATCTTTAGTTATAGCTTATCCATTTTATTTTGATAATAGGGGTGTTAATAAACATTATGATTACTATTCAGGGTTTAAATTTTTCTTAGCAATTGATATGAGATATTGATATAATTGTTTTGTCTTTATAAGGAGAAAAGTATGCCTTTGGTATTTTTGTTAGTGTTTTTATTGCCATTAAATATTTTTGCAATAGATGTTACAAAGGTAGGTATTGTGGATTTTGAAAAAGTTGTAATTGAATTTTTGAATCCACAGTTAAAATCTAATCTTGAGCAGTTGAAGAAGCATTATCAAGAAAAAATAGATGCTTTGAATACTGAGATTAAAGATTTGAGAAGAATGTATGATGAGGCTGTTGGTGTTCATGATTTAGATAATGCAAGGTCTTATGGTAATCAGTATAATTTGAAGATAGATGAGCTTAAGAAGCTTACAACTTTAGCAAAAAGTAATCTTGACCAACAAAAGCAGATTAATATAAACAGCATTAATAGTGATGGTGCACTTTGGAGCAAAATACTTAATGGAGTTCAGTATATAGCAGAGACTAATGGTATTTCTTTGGTTATGAAAAAGGATAATCCTTATATCCTTTATTATAATAGTACTGTTGATATAACAGATGATGTTATTAAACATTTAAATAAGCAGTAAATTGGTAGTAGTGATGAAGATTTATCTTTAGTTATGGTTTTCTTGTTTTAATCTTTTAATCAAACTACAAAATTCTTTTTTATTATCTTTATTAATATTTGAGAGTAAAATGTGTGATTTTAATATTGATTTAAATATTTTATTTTTTTGTTCACTGTAACAAAAAAATTCTTTCATCTCGCTTTTTTTAAAGATCTCTTCTCTCTTCTCTATTTTTAATATCTTTTCAAGACCAAGAGATTTTAAATTTTCTAAAGCTTCTTTACTAGGATTTATGACTTTAAAGGGTTTTTTGTATTCATTGCTCTTGTTATTAATGTATACTAGTGTCCCCATAAACGTTGAATCTAAATATTGTGTTTCCGATAAATCAAGGTAGAGAGCGTGGATGTTGTCATTATTTATTAAGATATCTTTAATGAATGCCTTAAAACTAACAGCCTGTAATGCAGTAAATCTATTAATTAATTTTATAAAAATATAAACATCTCTGAATAAATAAAAAACATTACTTTTAGGAATACTTTCTTTCATATTGTATTCTTTTTTACCAATAAGTATATTGTAAAGTTTTAATAATATCAATTATAATTCAATATCGTTTTATGGAAAAAAATGTTACACCAATGATGAAGCAATATTTAAAAATTAAGAATAACTATAAAGATGCTATTGTATTCTTTAGGGTAGGAAGTTTTTATGAGATGTTCTTCAATGATGCGCTTGAGGGAAGTAAACTTTTAGGG from Borrelia turcica IST7 includes the following:
- the bamA gene encoding outer membrane protein assembly factor BamA, with the translated sequence MKSFKIFIFIFFFLFPISLVYSQTKYEGKIIKSIDFNGLKNIKERDLASILNPYLGQIYSNEVFDKLQVDLYALDYFDGLIRPEFKVDDDKLFITFFVKEKSLVKTVSFVDNSKVFWNSELRDKSNVKVNESLNLANVKRSVVKFEEMYREAGYLDVSVKYETKEENNLVDIVFEINAGAKYVVKEVDFEGNLNFKSSTLRKYLASRTASLFSDGKYLKSNIDKDKVQLESFYKNNGYINVKVVDNTVDIREPSDPGKMEKEVFLKYFISEGNVFKFGKLEISGNLVFSLEELQSLITLREGDIFNDAKFEQDFAKVREKYYSDGYIFTEILPSRTMRGEFVDYLIKIVEKDKAHIESINISGNKKTASHVILREIPLMEGDVFSLEKFRMGMLNLQRLGYFGNVVPDIAQSNIDGLMKINFSVEERETASFRFGMNFGGFSNSWFPFSLFGQWEQSNFLGEGYSLSARLNLAFSEQSFRLSFEDYWFMQTRWTFGGFLDFSHSINTAYQDINGPIFTGKKEVPDPFESWEEYHNAKNFSDFNIMNYSLVKLSLALVTGYTFSNYLGKQTFTGTVQSALKYVYYDNSVNRPSSYYLRDNYNTIRFENSLGLGIAWDTRNSQSLSNDGFLLKQQFDFFGGFLFGQSHFTKSTTTFERYFSLLGYQDIFTPYFDLILTLRSVYTNILPPLGNGFETEIQPHHFITISENFMIARGWGTLKNIYSSFVNTIQLSMPVIKNILVWDALFLDIAAYSLEEKENALFVPFSSFMFSWGFGVRSLLPQLPLSLVIAYPFYFDNRGVNKHYDYYSGFKFFLAIDMRY
- a CDS encoding OmpH family outer membrane protein; its protein translation is MPLVFLLVFLLPLNIFAIDVTKVGIVDFEKVVIEFLNPQLKSNLEQLKKHYQEKIDALNTEIKDLRRMYDEAVGVHDLDNARSYGNQYNLKIDELKKLTTLAKSNLDQQKQININSINSDGALWSKILNGVQYIAETNGISLVMKKDNPYILYYNSTVDITDDVIKHLNKQ
- a CDS encoding STAS domain-containing protein, whose protein sequence is MKESIPKSNVFYLFRDVYIFIKLINRFTALQAVSFKAFIKDILINNDNIHALYLDLSETQYLDSTFMGTLVYINNKSNEYKKPFKVINPSKEALENLKSLGLEKILKIEKREEIFKKSEMKEFFCYSEQKNKIFKSILKSHILLSNINKDNKKEFCSLIKRLKQENHN